Proteins from one Catalinimonas alkaloidigena genomic window:
- a CDS encoding DNA polymerase III subunit gamma/tau, translating into MDQFVVSARKYRPGTFDTVVGQQHVTTTLKNAIAQQHLAQAFLFCGPRGVGKTTCARILAKTINCENLTEHGEACNQCSSCTSFNNSSSFNVHELDAASNNSVEDIRNLVEQVRYAPQVGRYKVYIIDEVHMLSNAAFNAFLKTLEEPPSYAIFILATTEKHKIIPTILSRCQIFDFNRIQVRDIANHLASIARQEDIPAESEALRLIGQKADGGLRDALSMFDLISTFSPDRSITYRQVVDNLHILDYDYYFRVTEAALLGQMSDALLLFDEVLRKGFDGHQFVVGLAEHLRNLLVCKDEQTLSLLEVSEEVQDRYRQQARAASASFLMTALHLTSQCDQDYKNSKNQRLHVEIVLMKLCHVQSAVNLVKFEREAPSAPHDTPSAPAAQPTPEARPSAHGNNGIAPAGAATPATPIPPANGTAAIPPKPVATPPPSGGQGTSAPPKPTIPAIPRPTVGEPAATAQPAEVASAAPTPTKTTAPPPRPSMARSTVRLPDLNALRTQVSHPAATTAAPVQEAATALAEAPKPIVQDEPVVPDTLMQVFTKHVERLKEENPNYYALSGRPLTVKGTCLHLKLDHKFQSDTLEQLRPELLEYLRQTLRNRQITIQSEIAAPQEVRKQAYTPSERFTEWAQENPLLKEFRQRFNLEIDY; encoded by the coding sequence ATGGATCAGTTTGTGGTTTCGGCCCGGAAGTACCGTCCGGGAACGTTCGATACGGTCGTGGGTCAGCAGCACGTCACGACGACTTTGAAAAATGCGATTGCGCAGCAACATCTGGCGCAGGCGTTTCTGTTTTGCGGGCCGCGTGGCGTGGGGAAAACGACCTGCGCGCGCATTCTGGCCAAGACCATCAACTGCGAAAACCTGACGGAACACGGCGAAGCCTGCAACCAGTGTAGTTCGTGTACAAGCTTTAACAACAGCAGTTCGTTCAACGTCCACGAGCTCGATGCCGCCTCGAACAACTCGGTCGAAGACATCCGGAATCTGGTGGAGCAGGTGCGCTACGCCCCGCAGGTTGGACGCTACAAGGTGTACATCATCGACGAGGTGCACATGCTGTCCAATGCGGCGTTCAACGCCTTTCTGAAAACGCTGGAAGAGCCGCCGTCGTACGCCATTTTTATCCTGGCTACGACCGAGAAACACAAGATCATCCCGACGATTCTGTCGCGCTGCCAGATTTTCGATTTCAACCGCATTCAGGTCCGCGACATTGCCAACCACCTGGCCAGCATTGCCCGGCAGGAGGACATTCCGGCCGAGTCGGAAGCGCTGCGCCTGATCGGGCAGAAGGCGGACGGCGGGCTGCGCGATGCGCTCTCGATGTTCGACCTGATCAGCACGTTTTCGCCCGACCGGAGCATTACCTACCGGCAGGTGGTCGACAACCTGCACATCCTGGATTACGATTACTACTTCCGGGTGACGGAGGCCGCTTTGCTGGGACAGATGTCGGACGCCCTGTTGCTGTTCGACGAGGTGCTGCGCAAAGGCTTCGACGGCCATCAGTTCGTGGTGGGCCTGGCTGAACACCTACGCAATCTGTTGGTCTGCAAAGACGAACAGACGCTTTCGCTGCTCGAAGTGTCCGAAGAAGTGCAGGACCGTTACCGCCAGCAGGCTCGCGCGGCGTCGGCCTCGTTCCTGATGACGGCACTTCACCTTACCAGCCAGTGCGACCAGGATTATAAAAACAGCAAGAACCAACGTCTGCACGTCGAAATTGTGCTGATGAAACTGTGCCACGTGCAGTCGGCCGTCAACCTGGTGAAGTTCGAGCGCGAAGCACCGAGCGCTCCCCACGATACGCCAAGTGCCCCTGCCGCACAACCTACCCCCGAGGCGCGGCCTTCTGCTCATGGGAACAATGGCATCGCCCCTGCTGGTGCTGCAACGCCGGCGACGCCTATACCGCCCGCCAACGGCACAGCGGCCATCCCGCCCAAACCAGTGGCGACGCCTCCCCCATCAGGAGGCCAGGGCACCTCAGCGCCACCCAAGCCCACCATTCCGGCCATACCCCGTCCGACGGTCGGCGAACCGGCAGCCACCGCACAACCCGCCGAAGTAGCTTCTGCGGCACCGACCCCGACCAAAACAACGGCACCGCCACCGCGTCCTTCCATGGCGCGCAGCACCGTGCGCCTGCCAGACCTGAACGCCCTACGCACCCAAGTGAGCCACCCCGCTGCCACAACGGCCGCGCCGGTGCAGGAAGCGGCAACGGCGCTTGCCGAAGCACCGAAGCCGATTGTGCAGGACGAACCCGTAGTGCCCGACACGCTCATGCAGGTGTTTACGAAACACGTCGAGCGGCTGAAAGAAGAGAATCCGAATTACTACGCCCTGTCGGGCCGTCCGCTGACGGTGAAAGGCACCTGCCTGCACCTGAAACTCGATCATAAGTTCCAGAGCGACACGCTGGAGCAACTCCGACCCGAATTGCTGGAATACCTCCGCCAAACGCTACGCAACCGGCAGATCACCATCCAGTCGGAGATTGCGGCTCCGCAGGAAGTGCGGAAGCAGGCCTATACGCCATCCGAACGGTTTACCGAGTGGGCACAGGAAAATCCGCTACTGAAAGAGTTCCGGCAGCGCTTCAACCTCGAAATCGATTATTAA
- a CDS encoding AAA domain-containing protein — protein MNEKILQTYLRRLTNLSSSNKSLLLLRLSSVQDIDLHAFDYVTQQGAAQQPSFALIEHLIARRGSIDLGPVVDSRDGTTAVLSQRLKKIARTEAMIREERGARDLYVGWPFVQGRFPDGTPVRAPLLFFPVELRTDKQRWKLASLADEPITFNQSFLLAYAHYAGIQPDEALFSENFDEAPTDSLAFRTAVYEMLKTSPIEVNFHRETFENKLLDFTTYRRADYEALYRPGQLRLVSEAVLGLFPQADSFLVPDYDFLLSLNPTPDVAELLHADEEPDVSRRIREEQTYTVLPINAAQEEALLRVKEGRSLVVQGPPGTGKSQLICNVIADFAARGKRVLVVCQKRAALDVVYERLKHAGMEEFTALVHDFKNDRRQLFAQLAKQIEQVDEYRNNNNSLDALQLERSFIETSRQIEQHADELTQFREALFETDTCGISAKELYLTSDPHAPALALEDLYHAFDFRNLTTFLTKLKRYVDYAPRLNRPDHPWLQRQSFAELGLKDQNVLSNHIIAIPDAAQEFYELTQSLLRQPLDLATILDIAAAKKDIYRLLVLLNDVEVFRFWQYMLDVTPEPQQLSPLKDQLYQTFEDEGIWERGTREEVEELHEKVTDALHQSESGWNWMRWRLFSPDRRLIAAQLEKEGLSLSPESLQWLSKRLQKRLNFERLIRQFQQIEWLPPLAHTFDKEALVRYFQNVNKTVVAANIFRHLTSYPHLFDFKEVTFDVMYENTVQLVRRCEYVLALHEEWSRLLTDAQIESLWTGTVVPGTMLKALAMDFEWMVEFDRVRAELSPTEQAVLTLVEKGLAEQQLPDESYGTEALLLFQNSLQLAWIEHLEQKYPILRSVSSKRMEQLERGLQEHIVNKRKLSKETLQLRLRENTYQTVSYNRLRNRVTYRDLYHQVTKKRRLWPVRRLIQEFSDELFNLVPCWMASPESVSALFPMEQMFDLVIFDEASQCFSEKGLPALYRAQQVMILGDDKQLQPNNLYRVRWDDEDEEAPEAEVDSLLNLGNLYLPQLQLMEHYRSQSLDLIEFSNQHFYKRTLRLLPDFNEANREEPGIHFEKVQGQWENNTNRTEADAVVRLVGNLLRKGEKSIGIVTFNAPQQALIQDQLEAAELALPEELFVKNIENVQGDERDIIIFSIGYAPDAKGKLRMHFGSLNADGGENRLNVAVTRSRLKEYVISSVWPYELRTDDARHNGPKLLKAYLQYALDVSQRKFRPQPLPYTQTRNEWLLKRQLLEQHAALAMELPFADLTVKTFHRYCALIMTDDELYYQYLSAKEAHVYLPETFRAKHWNFRRIWSRNFWAERKETVTHLRQYIDERLAVRTSA, from the coding sequence ATGAACGAAAAAATCCTGCAAACCTATCTTCGGAGGCTGACCAACCTGAGCAGCAGTAACAAATCGCTGCTGTTGCTCAGGCTGTCCAGTGTGCAGGATATCGATTTGCACGCGTTTGACTACGTCACGCAGCAGGGGGCAGCCCAGCAGCCTTCGTTTGCGCTGATCGAACACTTGATCGCCCGCCGCGGGTCAATTGATCTCGGGCCGGTGGTCGATAGCCGCGACGGCACGACGGCGGTGTTGAGCCAGCGGCTGAAGAAAATCGCCCGTACGGAGGCCATGATTCGGGAAGAGCGCGGTGCGCGCGACCTCTACGTGGGGTGGCCGTTTGTGCAGGGGCGCTTCCCCGACGGGACGCCCGTACGAGCGCCGCTTCTGTTTTTTCCGGTAGAACTACGAACCGACAAGCAGCGCTGGAAACTGGCGTCGCTGGCCGACGAGCCCATTACGTTCAACCAAAGCTTTCTGCTGGCCTACGCCCACTACGCCGGCATTCAGCCCGACGAGGCGCTCTTCAGCGAGAACTTCGACGAAGCACCGACCGACAGCCTGGCGTTTCGGACGGCGGTCTACGAGATGCTGAAGACCAGTCCCATCGAAGTGAATTTTCATCGCGAAACGTTCGAAAATAAGCTTCTGGACTTTACGACCTACCGCCGCGCCGACTACGAAGCGCTGTACCGTCCCGGTCAGTTGCGGCTGGTGTCCGAAGCGGTGTTGGGGCTTTTTCCGCAGGCCGACTCGTTCCTGGTACCCGACTACGATTTTCTGCTGAGCCTGAACCCCACGCCCGACGTGGCCGAACTGTTGCATGCCGACGAAGAGCCGGACGTGAGCCGCCGCATTCGCGAGGAGCAGACCTACACCGTGCTGCCCATCAACGCTGCGCAGGAGGAAGCGCTGCTGCGCGTGAAAGAAGGGCGCTCGCTCGTGGTGCAGGGTCCTCCGGGGACCGGCAAGTCGCAGCTCATCTGCAACGTGATCGCCGATTTTGCGGCGCGTGGCAAACGCGTCCTGGTGGTTTGTCAGAAACGGGCCGCCCTCGACGTGGTGTACGAGCGGCTGAAGCACGCGGGCATGGAAGAGTTTACCGCGCTGGTCCACGATTTTAAGAACGACCGCCGGCAACTGTTCGCCCAACTGGCCAAGCAGATCGAGCAGGTCGACGAATACCGCAACAACAACAACAGTCTGGACGCGCTGCAACTGGAGCGCAGCTTTATCGAAACGAGTCGCCAGATCGAGCAGCACGCCGACGAGTTGACGCAATTTCGGGAGGCGTTGTTCGAAACCGACACTTGCGGCATCTCGGCGAAAGAATTGTACCTGACGTCCGATCCGCACGCGCCAGCCCTCGCGCTGGAAGATCTGTACCACGCGTTCGATTTCCGGAATCTGACCACGTTTCTGACCAAGCTGAAGCGATACGTCGACTATGCCCCACGTCTGAACCGGCCGGATCATCCCTGGCTGCAACGGCAGAGTTTTGCGGAGCTGGGCCTGAAGGATCAGAACGTGTTGAGCAACCACATCATCGCGATTCCCGATGCGGCACAGGAGTTTTATGAGCTGACGCAGAGCCTGTTGCGCCAGCCACTGGACCTGGCGACAATCCTGGACATCGCCGCGGCCAAAAAAGATATTTACCGGCTGTTGGTGCTGTTGAACGACGTAGAGGTGTTCCGCTTCTGGCAGTACATGCTCGACGTGACGCCCGAGCCGCAGCAGCTTTCCCCGCTGAAAGATCAGCTGTACCAGACCTTCGAAGACGAAGGCATTTGGGAGCGTGGTACACGCGAAGAGGTGGAAGAATTACACGAGAAAGTCACCGACGCGCTGCACCAATCCGAGTCGGGTTGGAACTGGATGCGGTGGCGTCTTTTTTCGCCGGACCGTCGGCTCATTGCCGCGCAACTGGAAAAAGAGGGCTTGTCACTATCGCCCGAAAGCCTACAGTGGCTCTCGAAACGCCTGCAAAAGCGCCTGAATTTCGAGCGCCTGATCCGACAATTTCAGCAGATCGAGTGGTTGCCGCCGCTGGCCCACACATTCGACAAAGAAGCGTTGGTCCGCTATTTCCAGAACGTCAACAAGACCGTGGTGGCGGCCAACATTTTCCGGCACCTGACGTCGTATCCGCACTTGTTCGACTTCAAAGAAGTGACGTTCGACGTGATGTACGAAAATACGGTGCAACTGGTCCGGCGCTGTGAGTACGTGCTGGCCCTCCACGAAGAGTGGTCCCGGCTACTGACCGACGCGCAGATCGAAAGTTTGTGGACGGGGACGGTGGTGCCGGGCACAATGCTTAAGGCCCTGGCGATGGATTTCGAGTGGATGGTGGAATTTGATCGCGTGCGGGCAGAGTTGAGCCCCACCGAACAGGCAGTGCTGACGCTGGTAGAAAAAGGACTGGCCGAGCAGCAATTGCCTGATGAATCGTACGGCACCGAGGCGTTGCTGCTGTTTCAGAACAGCCTGCAACTGGCCTGGATCGAACATTTGGAGCAGAAGTACCCCATTTTACGGTCGGTTTCTTCCAAGCGGATGGAGCAACTGGAGCGGGGGTTGCAGGAGCACATCGTGAACAAGCGGAAGCTGAGCAAGGAAACCCTGCAGTTGCGGTTGCGCGAAAACACGTACCAGACCGTAAGCTACAACCGCCTGCGGAACCGCGTCACTTACCGCGATTTGTACCATCAGGTCACCAAAAAGCGTCGGTTGTGGCCGGTGCGTCGCCTCATTCAGGAATTTTCCGACGAACTGTTCAACCTGGTACCGTGCTGGATGGCATCGCCCGAATCGGTGTCGGCCCTGTTTCCGATGGAACAGATGTTCGATCTGGTGATTTTTGACGAAGCGTCGCAGTGCTTTTCGGAGAAGGGATTGCCCGCCCTCTACCGCGCACAACAGGTGATGATTCTGGGAGACGACAAGCAGCTTCAGCCCAACAACCTGTACCGGGTGCGCTGGGACGACGAAGACGAGGAAGCGCCCGAGGCCGAAGTGGATTCGCTCCTGAACCTGGGAAACCTGTACCTGCCGCAGTTGCAACTCATGGAACACTACCGCAGCCAGTCGCTCGACCTGATTGAGTTTTCCAACCAGCATTTCTACAAACGGACGCTGCGCCTGTTGCCCGATTTCAACGAGGCCAACCGCGAAGAACCTGGCATTCATTTCGAGAAAGTACAGGGGCAGTGGGAAAATAACACCAACCGAACGGAGGCCGACGCCGTGGTGCGGCTGGTCGGTAATTTGTTGCGGAAGGGCGAAAAAAGCATTGGCATCGTGACGTTCAACGCACCGCAACAGGCCTTGATTCAGGACCAGTTGGAGGCGGCTGAACTGGCGTTGCCGGAAGAGTTGTTCGTGAAAAACATCGAAAATGTGCAGGGTGACGAACGTGACATCATCATCTTCTCGATCGGCTATGCGCCCGATGCCAAGGGGAAATTGCGGATGCACTTCGGGAGTCTGAACGCCGACGGGGGCGAAAATCGGCTGAACGTGGCGGTGACGCGCTCGCGCCTGAAAGAATACGTGATCAGCAGCGTGTGGCCCTACGAGCTTCGGACGGATGACGCCCGGCACAACGGCCCGAAGTTGCTGAAAGCGTATCTGCAATACGCGCTGGACGTATCGCAACGGAAGTTTCGTCCGCAACCGCTGCCCTACACACAAACGCGCAACGAGTGGCTTCTGAAGCGGCAACTGCTCGAACAGCACGCCGCACTGGCGATGGAATTACCGTTCGCGGACCTGACGGTAAAAACTTTCCACCGTTACTGTGCGCTGATCATGACCGACGACGAACTCTACTATCAATACCTGTCGGCGAAAGAGGCACACGTCTACCTGCCTGAGACCTTCCGGGCCAAGCACTGGAACTTTAGACGAATCTGGAGCCGGAATTTCTGGGCTGAGCGCAAAGAAACGGTCACCCACCTGCGTCAGTACATCGACGAACGGCTGGCGGTGCGCACCAGCGCTTAG
- the dacB gene encoding D-alanyl-D-alanine carboxypeptidase/D-alanyl-D-alanine-endopeptidase: MSLRVQAQSVPALDALRKELDQLEAHPALRHAGWGFVVKRVSDGQTIVSRHAERALPPASTLKLVTTGAALSLLGPNYRYRTFVEWDGNLDQSGTLYGNLYIRGTGDPTLGSDRFEGYPDAEALLRQWAQAVADHGIKRIEGQVIADDRAFDSDMPDGWIWQDVGNYYGAPAFGLNFRENLYHLYFKPGQPGEPASVIRTVPVVPGLQFDNRMLTGAVGSGDQGYIYGVPFTSYRTLRGTIPAGPAEFSIKGSLPDPPLQAAFELTQALEEQGIKVTQAPGSARTQPLPEPKGRQVITTTLSPPLGEIVDQINLRSLNLYAEAVLKTLGYARKGLGSTDTGLKEAEAFWNRKQLDVAHGFQIYDGSGLSPGNGITPEHMAQLCCAMRLDPSFPSFYESLPVAGRSGTLSSLGRGSSIQGNVHAKSGSINRVLCYVGYVTTRSGDLLAFAMMASHFDGSFGEMRDRWEQLMIRMAALP; this comes from the coding sequence TTGTCCCTACGCGTTCAGGCTCAGTCGGTTCCGGCGCTAGACGCACTGCGCAAGGAACTGGACCAACTCGAGGCTCACCCCGCGTTACGCCACGCCGGCTGGGGCTTCGTGGTGAAACGCGTAAGCGATGGGCAGACGATCGTCTCGCGCCACGCCGAACGCGCCCTGCCGCCCGCCTCGACCCTGAAACTCGTTACCACCGGGGCAGCCCTCAGCTTACTCGGGCCCAACTACCGCTACCGCACCTTCGTGGAATGGGACGGTAATCTGGACCAGAGTGGCACGCTGTACGGCAACCTTTACATCCGCGGCACGGGCGACCCTACACTTGGTAGCGACCGTTTCGAGGGCTATCCCGACGCCGAGGCGCTCCTGCGCCAGTGGGCACAAGCCGTCGCCGACCACGGTATTAAACGCATCGAAGGTCAGGTCATTGCCGACGACCGTGCGTTCGACTCTGACATGCCCGACGGGTGGATCTGGCAAGACGTTGGAAATTACTACGGGGCACCGGCATTTGGGTTGAATTTCCGCGAAAACTTATACCACCTCTATTTTAAGCCGGGCCAACCCGGCGAGCCGGCCTCGGTGATCCGGACCGTGCCCGTGGTGCCCGGTCTCCAGTTCGATAACCGGATGCTGACGGGGGCCGTGGGCAGTGGCGACCAGGGGTACATCTACGGCGTGCCGTTTACGTCGTACCGGACGCTACGTGGCACGATTCCGGCCGGCCCAGCCGAGTTTTCTATCAAAGGATCGTTGCCCGACCCGCCGCTGCAAGCGGCCTTCGAGCTGACACAGGCGCTGGAGGAACAGGGCATTAAGGTGACCCAGGCCCCTGGCTCGGCACGCACCCAGCCGTTGCCGGAGCCAAAAGGGCGGCAGGTAATTACCACCACGCTTTCGCCGCCGCTGGGAGAGATTGTGGATCAGATCAACCTGCGCAGCCTGAACCTCTACGCCGAAGCGGTACTCAAAACACTGGGATATGCCCGCAAAGGCCTCGGCAGCACGGACACCGGCCTGAAAGAAGCCGAAGCTTTCTGGAACCGGAAGCAGCTCGACGTGGCGCACGGCTTCCAGATCTACGACGGCAGTGGTCTCTCGCCGGGCAACGGCATCACACCCGAACACATGGCCCAGCTCTGCTGCGCGATGCGCCTCGATCCGTCGTTCCCCAGTTTTTACGAATCGCTGCCGGTCGCCGGCCGGAGCGGTACGCTGAGCAGTTTGGGGCGCGGCAGTAGTATCCAGGGAAACGTGCACGCCAAAAGCGGCTCGATCAACCGTGTGCTTTGTTACGTCGGCTACGTTACCACCCGTTCCGGCGATCTGCTGGCCTTCGCGATGATGGCCAGTCACTTTGATGGCTCGTTTGGCGAAATGCGCGACCGGTGGGAACAGCTGATGATTCGCATGGCCGCCCTACCCTAA